The DNA window GAGGTCTTTGAGCTTCTCTGCGAGGGAAGCATTTTGACGCCATGCCTTTGCATAGAAAATCCTTCAGTCATCTTTGTCacgaaaaatgcttttgtagcggcatatctaatatgcctatcaggaGTTGCATAAACTTCCTTTATGTGAAGCATTATCGAGGGAATGTATTCCAACctatcatatttcttttggaaGTCATTGATCATCAAAGCTAATATGGTACAGCGGACCTTGCAGTTGTTCTCATGCCACCTCTCGAACGTCACACATTCTTTGAGCAAGGATCCTTTCAGTAATGTCGTCGGGAGCGACTTGTCGAAGACATAGACctgattcttgaaatttaggACAATCTTTAGATTTTGCAGCCGATTGTTGTAGTTTgtgccattaaatttattagtctccattatcagggttaagcgattcttagacattttctacatgatagaattaaatagaaatatgcagacgatagtaatattattgataagctCAAGACATGGTCTTGAAGGGGATCGCGTGGTACGGCCGAGAACGTGCAAGCGGAAGCgataaataaaatgcataatagcaaaaattaaatacagaaaataaatgagttcaaAGGGTGTACCCTTGCAGTTCCTgggcgttcgatgtactaaaaataaaacctacATAAGGCTGATGTTGGAttaccaaaaccaa is part of the Sesamum indicum cultivar Zhongzhi No. 13 unplaced genomic scaffold, S_indicum_v1.0 scaffold00156, whole genome shotgun sequence genome and encodes:
- the LOC105179431 gene encoding uncharacterized protein LOC105179431; its protein translation is METNKFNGTNYNNRLQNLKIVLNFKNQVYVFDKSLPTTLLKGSLLKECVTFERWHENNCKVRCTILALMINDFQKKYDRLEYIPSIMLHIKEVYATPDRHIRYAATKAFFVTKMTEGFSMQRHGVKMLPSQRSSKTSKLGLTVSCTSM